A single region of the Chrysoperla carnea chromosome 5, inChrCarn1.1, whole genome shotgun sequence genome encodes:
- the LOC123301251 gene encoding A disintegrin and metalloproteinase with thrombospondin motifs adt-1-like → MDLTEIPHIITRRNSTFHDNMFYPIHQQKLWKKHKRKKYESKKYRQRRAIMNLAPGVPVHVETAIFVDHDLYQHMKANYPTDTERELIRFVLAMINAVQLLYHDESLGRPVNFLLKRLEILHEEPNGLQRPHDIDRFLSSFCLWQQSLNPPQDSDPTHWDHALILTGLDLYVVSKHGKISTQVVGLAPVAGMCTTTSSCTVNEGRHFESVYVVAHEIGHNLGMRHDGPHAENDCDPSSFIMSPTLGSGKITWSPCSRKYLQTFLETSQSRCLLDHGSTAGQLDHTAEGTLPGERFDADQQCMLKYGRGSRHSRQQPLDDICRDLHCQRDRYTWTSHPALEGTSCSPNMWCRSGRCVGKGSAKLRIYTKGGVPIHGGWTPWTVISDCASGCLYGEEGRLRAGSTGIILSVRECSNPIPENGGRNCDGFERKYQACNAMQCLNVPRMTITEFADQICGRAREVDSDLLGTGLQRISSDSEEACMVWCNKRGGGSKTRGWTFPDGTVCHLNRQRRFGKPSYCINGRCEEFVCDQQYNKAMFLNLPELCVDNSMGGTVNTVGKWKNNPRRRDSDNQWAIASGCHSNCMSPGTGIRLVIIKRKPTKSSIQLCQPDKLSCGRLKTPLQYATNVCTKYKERVRRLSGLGMQISPALEDPDRPCRVACQDENVSHRFYLVNGEEGWFPFGTDCSRGSRDKKSYCISGKCLEFGSDGTPLTESEFTLPLLSRSKRSIERRNGTKVTATLDQHELDKIISQLNLTYKDMVYTDYPVNYSDKKSSDIQIDLTHPIIHHMVPTTSMYSNNMTSFDSDYNFGSSNSDSIESSMIGHDNYNRDYYNEVYGIK, encoded by the exons ATGGATCTAACAGAAATTCCTCATATCATAACACGACGTAATTCAACATTTCATGATAACATGTTTTATCCAATACATCagcaaaaattatggaaaaaacataaacgaaaaaaatacgAATCAAAAAAATATCGTCAACGTAGAGCAATTATGAATTTAGCACCAGGTGTTCCAGTTCACGTTGAAACTGCAATATTTGTAGATCATGATTTGTATCAACATATGAAAGCAAATTATCCTACTGATACTGAACGGGAATTGATACGATTTGTATTGGCGATGATAAATGcg GTCCAGTTATTATATCATGACGAATCATTGGGCCGTCCTGTAAACTTCTTACTaaaacgtttagaaatattaCATGAAGAACCTAATGGCTTGCAACGCCCTCATGATATTGATCGATTTTTAAGCAGTTTTTGTTTATGGCAGCAATCCTTAAATCCACCACAAGATTCTGATCCAACACACTGGGATCATGCACTAATTTTAACTGGATTAGATTTGTATGTGGTCAGTAAACATGGAAAAATAAGTACACAAGTTGTGG gtTTAGCACCAGTAGCTGGTATGTGTACAACTACAAGCAGTTGTACTGTAAATGAAGGTCGCCATTTTGAAAGTGTTTATGTCGTTGCACATGAAATCGGCCACAa tttaggAATGAGACATGACGGACCTCATGCTGAAAACGACTGTGATCCAAGCAGTTTTATAATGTCCCCAACATTAGGGAGTGGGAAAATAACTTGGTCTCCATGcagtagaaaatatttacaaacatttttagaaacatCACAATCTCGCTGTTTATTAGACCATGGGAGCACAGCAGGCCAATTAGATCACACTGCCGAAGGCACACTTCCTGGGGAACGATTCGATGCAGATCAACAATGCATGTTAAAATATGGACGTGGTAGTCGGCACTCGCGACAACAACCTCTAGATGATATTTGTCGAGATTTGCACTGCCAACGCGACCGATATACTTGGACATCACACCCTGCTTTAGAAGGAACTTCGTGTAGTCCAAATATGTGGTGTCGAAGTGGCCGATGCGTTGGAAAAGGAAGTGCAAAATTACGTATTTACACAAAAGGTGGTGTACCAATTCATGGTGGTTGGACTCCGTGGACTGTTATTAGCGATTGTGCATCAGGATGTTTGTACGGAGAGGAAGGGCGATTACGTGCTGGAAGTACTGGAATCATTTTATCGGTACGGGAATGTTCTAATCCTATACCAGAAAATGGCGGACGGAATTGTGATGGCTTCGAAAGGAAATATCAAGCGTGTAATGCCATGCAATGTTTAAATGTTCCACGTATGACTATCACAGAATTTGCTGACCAAATATGTGGCCGTGCACGGGAAGTTGACAGTGATCTATTAGGAACTGGATTGCAACGAATAAGTTCTGATT CTGAAGAAGCTTGCATGGTTTGGTGCAACAAAAGAGGAGGTGGGTCAAAAACACGTGGGTGGACGTTTCCAGATGGCACTGTTTGCCATTTAAATCGACAACGGCGTTTCGGAAAACCTTCGTATTGTATTAATGGGCGTTGCGAGGAATTTGTCTGTGATCAACAGTACAATAAagcaatgtttttaaatttaccagAGCTTTGTGTGGACAATTCAATGGGAGGGACTGTAAATACTGTAGGCAAATGGAAAAATAACCCAAGGCGTCGTGACAGTGATAATCAATGGGCTATTGCTAGTGGTTGTCACAGTAATTGTATGTCACCCGGTACAGGAATACGTTTAGTGATTATTAAACGAAAACCAACGAAGTCGAGTATTCAACTATGCCAGCCTGATAAATTG agttGTGGACGCTTAAAAACCCCATTACAATATGCAACCAATGTTTGTACCAAATATAAGGAACGTGTCCGTCGTTTATCAGGCCTTGGGATGCAAATTTCACCAGCattag aaGATCCAGATCGACCTTGTCGTGTCGCATGCCAAGATGAAAATGTTTCTCATCGATTTTATTTAGTCAATGGAGAAGAAGGATGGTTCCCATTTGGTACGGATTGTAGCCGAGGATCTCgtgataaaaaatcatattgtatcAGTGGCAAATGtttg GAATTTGGATCAGATGGAACTCCATTAACTGAAAGTGAATTTACATTACCATTATTATCACGTTCGAAACGTAGTATTGAACGTCGTAACGGAACAAAGGTTACAGCAACACTAGATCAACAtgaattagataaaattatctCACAGTTAAATCTAACCTATAAAGATATGGTTTACACAGATTATCCAGTAAATTACAGCGATAAAAAGAGTTCGGATATACAAATTGATTTAACACATCCAATAATACATCATATGGTGCCAACGACTTCCATGTATAGTAATAATATGACATCATTTGATAGTGATTACAACTTTGGTAGCAGTAATAGCGATTCAATTGAGTCTTCAATGATTGGGCATGATAATTATAATCGTGATTATTATAATGAAGTTTATGGTATtaaataa